A region of Caloranaerobacter sp. TR13 DNA encodes the following proteins:
- the larB gene encoding nickel pincer cofactor biosynthesis protein LarB — MNLQDMREMLERVKNGEIEIEDALERLKDLPYKDLGFAKIDNHREIRVGYPEVIYCEGKTVEQVKSIVEFMLTKNKNIIATRANEEMYRAVNEICKDANYNKLGRIITIRRTEEKYTDSYIAIVAAGTSDLPVVEEAAETAKILGNKVEKVIDVGVAGIHRLLAKLDIIRGAKVIIVVAGMEGALASVVGGLVDKPIIAVPTSVGYGANFGGLSSLLSMLNSCASGVSVVNIDNGFGAAYIASIINKL, encoded by the coding sequence ATGAACCTGCAAGATATGAGAGAAATGCTCGAAAGAGTTAAAAATGGTGAGATTGAAATAGAAGATGCACTGGAAAGGTTAAAAGATTTGCCTTATAAAGATTTGGGTTTTGCTAAAATAGATAATCATAGAGAAATTAGAGTAGGTTACCCAGAAGTTATATATTGCGAAGGGAAAACAGTAGAGCAGGTTAAGAGCATAGTAGAGTTCATGCTTACAAAGAATAAAAATATAATAGCTACTCGTGCTAATGAAGAAATGTATAGAGCAGTTAATGAGATATGTAAAGATGCTAATTATAATAAGTTAGGGAGAATAATTACAATAAGAAGAACAGAAGAAAAATATACTGATAGTTATATAGCCATAGTTGCAGCAGGAACATCCGACTTGCCAGTAGTAGAAGAAGCAGCAGAGACTGCGAAGATTCTTGGAAATAAGGTGGAAAAAGTTATTGATGTAGGAGTAGCAGGAATACATAGATTATTGGCTAAGCTAGATATTATAAGGGGGGCAAAAGTAATAATTGTTGTTGCTGGAATGGAAGGGGCTCTTGCTAGTGTTGTAGGTGGACTTGTAGATAAGCCAATTATAGCTGTACCTACAAGTGTTGGTTATGGAGCAAATTTTGGAGGACTTTCTTCGCTTTTATCTATGCTAAATAGTTGTGCTAGTGGGGTAAGTGTAGTAAATATAGATAATGGATTTGGAGCGGCATATATTGCTAGTATAATTAATAAGCTTTAA
- a CDS encoding ferritin family protein → MYYYGITPNQLVQAMKGELEAIKYYERLIKMAPNQEEADIIRAFYKDEKKHYNNFRHLYMMMTGRQPTIPPINMPEFDNYLQGVEQAILDELDAYEFYRDIYLSNINPYVRSLFFEAFTDENEHAAHLNYLYTKNKCK, encoded by the coding sequence ATGTACTATTATGGTATTACTCCCAACCAATTAGTACAGGCTATGAAAGGTGAGCTAGAAGCTATAAAATATTATGAAAGACTTATTAAAATGGCACCAAATCAAGAAGAAGCTGATATAATAAGAGCATTTTATAAAGATGAGAAAAAACATTATAATAACTTTAGGCATTTATATATGATGATGACAGGAAGACAGCCAACTATACCACCAATTAATATGCCTGAATTTGATAACTATTTACAGGGTGTAGAACAAGCTATATTAGATGAGTTAGATGCTTATGAATTCTATAGAGATATTTATTTATCTAATATAAATCCGTATGTTAGAAGTTTATTTTTTGAAGCTTTTACAGATGAGAATGAGCATGCGGCTCATCTAAACTATCTATATACAAAAAATAAGTGTAAATAA
- a CDS encoding D-serine ammonia-lyase, with amino-acid sequence MENKLIAGRSLKEWIQEFPLLNDIINTKEVFWINPKYEKFDIAIKNIPLNEKDVKDAEDRLNRFAPLISKLFPETKNLNGIIESPLVRIPKTQEALEKMFEIKIPGHMLLKCDSHLAIAGSIKARGGIYEVLKHAEELAIKHNMLNLDDDYSIMDSEKFREFFNQYTIQVGSTGNLGLSIGIMSAKLGFKVVVHMSADAKKWKKDLLRSKGVEVIEYESDYSKAVEEGRRLSNSNPMSYFIDDENSKDLFLGYSVAAIRLKKQLEEMNIVVDSKHPLFVYLPCGVGGGPGGVAFGLKLLFKDNVYCFFAEPTHSPCMLLGLLTDKHNEISVQDFGIDNITEADGLAVGRPSGFVGKILRNLISGVYTVEDDKLYRLLSTLADCENIYLEPSALAGIPGVIDLLKSSSLEEFLRKNELYGKVANATHIAWATGGSLVPKDVMNEYYKKGILKKN; translated from the coding sequence TTGGAAAATAAATTGATAGCAGGAAGAAGTTTGAAAGAATGGATACAGGAATTTCCACTGCTAAATGACATAATTAATACTAAGGAAGTATTTTGGATAAATCCAAAATATGAAAAATTCGATATAGCAATTAAAAACATCCCATTAAATGAAAAGGATGTAAAGGATGCCGAAGACAGATTAAACCGTTTTGCTCCACTCATATCCAAGCTTTTTCCTGAAACAAAGAATTTGAATGGAATAATAGAATCTCCATTAGTTAGAATTCCTAAAACGCAAGAAGCCTTGGAAAAAATGTTTGAAATAAAAATCCCTGGACATATGCTATTAAAATGCGACTCTCATCTTGCTATTGCTGGTTCTATTAAGGCAAGAGGTGGAATTTATGAAGTACTAAAACATGCAGAAGAATTAGCAATTAAACATAATATGTTAAATTTGGATGATGATTATTCAATTATGGACAGCGAAAAATTTAGAGAATTTTTTAATCAATATACTATACAAGTTGGTTCTACCGGGAATTTAGGTCTTAGTATTGGTATTATGAGTGCAAAATTAGGTTTTAAAGTAGTTGTTCACATGTCTGCCGACGCTAAAAAGTGGAAAAAGGACTTGTTGAGAAGTAAAGGAGTAGAAGTTATAGAATATGAATCAGATTACAGTAAGGCTGTAGAAGAAGGCAGAAGATTATCTAATTCAAATCCTATGAGTTATTTTATAGATGATGAAAATTCTAAAGACCTTTTCCTCGGCTATAGCGTTGCAGCAATAAGACTAAAGAAACAACTTGAAGAAATGAATATAGTTGTAGATAGTAAGCATCCTTTATTCGTATATTTACCCTGTGGCGTTGGTGGAGGTCCAGGTGGAGTTGCCTTTGGACTTAAGCTGTTATTTAAAGATAATGTCTATTGCTTCTTTGCTGAACCGACTCATTCTCCATGTATGCTTTTAGGTTTATTAACTGATAAGCATAATGAAATATCTGTTCAAGACTTTGGAATCGATAATATAACTGAAGCTGACGGTCTTGCAGTTGGAAGACCTTCTGGCTTTGTTGGAAAAATATTGAGAAACTTAATTAGCGGTGTATATACTGTTGAAGATGATAAACTTTATAGGCTTCTCAGTACCTTAGCAGATTGTGAAAATATATATTTAGAGCCTTCGGCCTTAGCTGGAATACCAGGTGTAATTGATTTACTCAAAAGCAGTTCTTTGGAAGAGTTTCTAAGGAAAAATGAATTGTACGGCAAGGTGGCAAATGCAACTCATATTGCATGGGCTACCGGCGGAAGCCTTGTACCTAAGGATGTTATGAATGAATATTATAAAAAGGGTATTTTGAAGAAAAATTAA
- a CDS encoding glycosyltransferase, with protein MTKSKKVKLKSNKSKTFNLNKLRRPVNKIIIKRKIDNKKRYISGTKRIIIDMCFNAHPFSDKRFTEKWIKQRIAIFMNYTLQSLKAQTNQNFVALIKYHDKTKSIIEKALSKYEPLPNNIQFVNQNEYESKIIEYIKGYDYLYLVRLDCDDMYHKTFIQQLFDYKPRLNTQVLINQKGYVYDSILKRLARTEIKSPPFYTLIYKVSDYLNGKRYKMPGGHTYAIKLPHEILRKRNFVIVVHSNNTSKNTSSSFNRAKEHKKILDKDKIQNILKDFMR; from the coding sequence ATGACTAAATCAAAAAAAGTCAAACTCAAGTCAAACAAGAGCAAAACCTTCAATTTAAATAAATTAAGAAGACCTGTAAATAAGATTATAATTAAAAGAAAGATAGATAATAAGAAAAGATATATATCTGGAACTAAGAGAATTATAATTGATATGTGTTTTAATGCTCATCCGTTTAGCGATAAAAGATTTACAGAAAAATGGATAAAACAAAGAATAGCGATATTTATGAATTATACTTTGCAAAGCTTAAAAGCACAAACCAATCAAAACTTCGTTGCTTTAATAAAATATCATGATAAAACAAAATCTATAATAGAAAAGGCTCTTTCTAAATATGAACCTCTTCCTAATAATATTCAATTTGTAAATCAAAACGAATACGAATCTAAGATAATTGAATATATTAAAGGATACGATTATCTATATCTTGTACGTCTAGATTGTGATGATATGTATCATAAAACATTTATACAGCAGCTATTTGATTATAAACCTCGATTAAATACTCAAGTCTTAATTAATCAAAAAGGTTATGTATATGATTCTATACTAAAAAGATTAGCAAGAACTGAAATCAAGTCTCCTCCATTTTATACTCTAATTTATAAAGTAAGTGACTATTTAAATGGGAAACGTTATAAAATGCCAGGGGGTCACACTTATGCAATTAAACTTCCTCATGAAATATTAAGAAAAAGAAATTTTGTAATAGTTGTTCATTCAAATAATACATCCAAAAATACCTCATCTTCTTTTAATCGAGCTAAGGAACATAAAAAAATATTAGATAAAGATAAAATCCAAAATATATTAAAGGATTTTATGAGATAA
- a CDS encoding RNA polymerase sigma factor, which translates to MEDKKLIKRCQKGDKEAFQELISKYHPFIYKFLVKIAEDEQLAEDLTQDTFLKIIRNIDKFDIDRKAKFSTYAVAIAKNLYIDYLRKENKFKKVIPINKNFDIEDFSINVENIVIDKMFGQDIIEKMGKLTEEQKLVIKMKYIEGLTLKEIGDILELKPKTVKSRIHNGIVKLRKMFGRRE; encoded by the coding sequence ATGGAGGATAAAAAACTTATTAAAAGATGTCAAAAAGGAGATAAAGAGGCTTTTCAAGAACTTATAAGTAAGTATCATCCCTTTATATATAAGTTTCTTGTCAAAATAGCTGAAGATGAACAGTTAGCAGAGGATTTAACTCAAGATACATTTTTAAAGATAATAAGAAATATTGATAAATTTGATATAGATAGAAAAGCTAAATTTTCAACATATGCTGTTGCTATAGCTAAAAACTTATATATTGATTACCTAAGAAAAGAAAATAAATTTAAGAAGGTTATACCTATAAATAAAAATTTTGATATTGAAGATTTTAGTATTAACGTTGAAAATATTGTTATTGATAAAATGTTTGGACAGGATATTATAGAAAAAATGGGAAAATTAACAGAAGAACAGAAACTCGTTATCAAAATGAAATATATAGAAGGACTAACACTTAAAGAAATCGGAGATATACTAGAGTTAAAACCTAAAACTGTAAAAAGTAGAATACACAATGGGATTGTTAAATTGAGAAAAATGTTTGGAAGGAGAGAATGA
- a CDS encoding zinc ribbon domain-containing protein, giving the protein MNKLENFINKLNFKKFLRLYLFFSILLLTLCLFAIVYVSKDKIYMAIDYERVSDTFEKEGINDKLKLQLTELASDSKDIKNIIILDKNNNIVFRVNNNLVGNKTKLQFTPYEFNRKYLQDNINRDVLYKVVKKEDIILNKDYIKNSRKIELDIYEEFSFERDLAAKEIYLLNYIVDKDTANKLFIIRTVNPIPYGERLLEITGIIIGLIIIIYWLGLALWVYKDASKKLNNPSLWGLIVLLTNLLGLIIYTMFKQNNKICYKCGFMQSKENIYCTKCGTRISRTCNNCGNIIQKYDKYCSKCGNKLL; this is encoded by the coding sequence ATGAATAAGTTAGAGAATTTCATTAATAAATTAAATTTTAAAAAATTTTTAAGATTATATTTGTTTTTCTCAATTTTACTTCTTACTTTATGTTTATTTGCTATAGTATACGTTTCTAAAGATAAAATATATATGGCAATTGATTACGAAAGAGTTTCTGATACTTTTGAAAAAGAAGGTATAAATGACAAGCTGAAACTACAGCTTACTGAATTAGCTTCAGATTCAAAGGATATAAAGAATATTATCATACTAGATAAAAACAATAATATTGTTTTTAGAGTTAATAATAATCTTGTAGGTAATAAAACAAAATTACAATTTACACCATATGAATTCAATAGAAAATATCTTCAAGATAATATAAATAGAGATGTTTTATATAAAGTTGTAAAAAAAGAGGATATTATTTTAAATAAAGATTATATAAAAAACAGTAGAAAAATAGAGTTGGATATTTATGAAGAATTTTCATTTGAAAGAGATTTAGCAGCAAAAGAGATATATTTGTTGAATTATATAGTTGATAAAGACACTGCTAACAAGTTATTTATCATAAGAACTGTAAATCCAATACCATATGGAGAAAGATTATTAGAGATTACAGGGATTATAATAGGATTAATAATTATTATATATTGGCTTGGTTTAGCATTATGGGTATATAAAGATGCTAGTAAAAAATTAAATAATCCTTCTTTATGGGGGCTTATTGTGTTATTAACTAATTTATTAGGGTTAATTATTTACACAATGTTTAAGCAAAACAATAAGATATGTTATAAATGTGGTTTTATGCAGAGCAAAGAAAATATATATTGTACTAAGTGTGGTACTAGAATAAGTAGAACATGTAACAATTGTGGTAATATTATTCAGAAATATGATAAATACTGTAGTAAATGTGGTAATAAGCTTTTATAG